A section of the Dehalobacter sp. DCM genome encodes:
- a CDS encoding DUF1638 domain-containing protein gives MSTMIISCEMLKGELSAALGKAKLTLPVIWVPTEYHNDPNKLREKLQHEVDNAPPCENILLVYGSCGLATVGLKATTADLFIPKVEDCIEIMLSKENQKFVRKARTYFLSKGWLESSNNILHEHERALEKYGEVRTKRIFKAMLKEYNYLMFIDTGISDSRELCSHTAMTDKIASTFDLEVIMEKNDMWLLDELITKHNSNHFIYIPKGQEITMDHFSSVSR, from the coding sequence ATGAGTACGATGATTATCAGCTGTGAAATGTTAAAAGGTGAGCTCTCTGCAGCACTGGGAAAAGCCAAGCTTACCTTGCCAGTGATTTGGGTTCCCACAGAATACCATAATGATCCAAATAAACTCAGAGAAAAACTACAGCACGAAGTTGACAACGCGCCGCCTTGTGAAAATATTCTTTTAGTCTACGGCAGCTGTGGGCTTGCGACTGTAGGCCTAAAGGCTACCACTGCGGATTTATTTATTCCTAAAGTGGAAGATTGTATTGAAATAATGCTAAGCAAAGAAAATCAAAAGTTCGTAAGAAAAGCGCGAACTTACTTCTTAAGCAAAGGCTGGCTTGAAAGCTCGAATAATATTCTACATGAGCATGAACGCGCACTGGAAAAATACGGCGAGGTCAGGACCAAGCGAATATTTAAAGCCATGTTGAAAGAATATAACTATCTGATGTTTATCGACACGGGTATCTCAGACTCACGGGAACTGTGTTCTCATACAGCAATGACAGACAAAATTGCCTCAACCTTTGATTTAGAAGTCATAATGGAAAAAAATGATATGTGGCTTTTGGATGAACTTATTACTAAGCATAACAGTAATCACTTTATTTATATTCCTAAAGGTCAAGAAATCACGATGGATCATTTCTCCAGTGTCAGCCGCTAG
- a CDS encoding amidohydrolase family protein, giving the protein MQENILIDAHIHLALDGIDFKQARLKHKDTPDLNILRAVLRKYKSLGIRFLRDGGDNLNVSLYARELAMEEGMILRTPVYALYKKGRYGSFLGRPIADMAEFKDEFARLLSFKPDHLKIPFTGIMDFSQFGKVDAINFTFDELYYMIQSAKDKNLNVMVHAYTAVAVRMAILAGADTIEHGYFLTDDELYLMLENDTVWVPTLAPLGNLVKQNDLRFKNEIQIIEQIYAAHTQKVAKAFELGVRVAAGSDAGSHAVCHGKGFFDELDHLASTGIKKETILSAARVNGMKALNLEQHDIAIVFNNTDEVGGAS; this is encoded by the coding sequence ATGCAAGAAAATATATTGATTGATGCTCATATTCATCTGGCTCTGGATGGTATCGATTTCAAGCAAGCCAGACTTAAGCATAAGGATACCCCTGATTTAAATATCCTCCGAGCTGTTCTTCGAAAATATAAATCTCTTGGCATTCGATTCCTTCGCGATGGCGGCGATAACCTCAATGTATCTCTATACGCCAGAGAACTGGCTATGGAGGAAGGAATGATTCTCAGAACACCTGTCTATGCCCTTTACAAAAAAGGGCGCTATGGCAGCTTTTTGGGGAGACCGATTGCCGATATGGCAGAATTCAAAGATGAATTCGCCAGGCTTCTGTCTTTCAAACCGGATCATCTGAAAATACCCTTCACTGGTATTATGGATTTTAGTCAATTTGGTAAAGTGGATGCCATTAATTTTACTTTTGATGAACTTTATTATATGATACAATCGGCTAAGGATAAAAATCTGAACGTCATGGTTCACGCTTACACAGCCGTTGCCGTACGCATGGCTATATTGGCAGGAGCAGATACCATAGAGCATGGTTATTTTCTGACTGATGATGAACTTTATCTTATGCTAGAGAACGATACGGTTTGGGTTCCTACGTTAGCTCCGTTAGGAAATTTAGTCAAACAAAACGACTTACGCTTTAAAAATGAGATACAAATCATTGAACAAATCTACGCCGCCCACACGCAAAAAGTAGCAAAAGCTTTTGAACTGGGCGTTAGAGTAGCTGCAGGAAGCGATGCGGGGTCTCATGCTGTTTGCCATGGCAAAGGATTTTTTGATGAACTTGATCATCTTGCAAGTACTGGCATCAAGAAAGAAACAATCTTATCCGCGGCTCGTGTCAACGGGATGAAAGCTTTAAACCTCGAGCAACACGATATCGCTATTGTCTTCAATAACACAGACGAGGTCGGTGGAGCATCATGA
- a CDS encoding methyltetrahydrofolate cobalamin methyltransferase gives MIIIGEKINGTIPIVKQAIEARDAEFIRKRAIDQTNDGADFLDVSASTTPDIEVETLKWLMEVIQDAVETPLCIDSPNPHAIEAVFKYAQRPGLINSVSMEGDKCDVIYPLIQGTTWEVIALTCDNDGIPKDVDTRVRIAKEMVEKAAEYGITPDRIHIDPLVIALATDNKSMYSFQESMTRIKELYPTIKITSGLSNISFGMPLRKVVNQNFLTLATFFGMDSAIMDPCSRDMIATLLATEALMGKDRNCRKFSTAFRQGKIGPVK, from the coding sequence ATGATTATTATTGGTGAAAAAATCAACGGAACTATCCCTATCGTCAAGCAAGCGATCGAAGCCAGAGACGCGGAATTTATCCGTAAAAGAGCAATCGATCAGACCAACGACGGTGCTGATTTCCTTGATGTCAGTGCCAGCACAACCCCGGATATTGAAGTAGAAACCTTAAAATGGTTGATGGAGGTTATCCAGGATGCTGTTGAGACTCCGCTTTGTATTGACAGCCCCAACCCGCATGCGATCGAAGCCGTATTCAAGTATGCGCAACGACCTGGTTTGATTAACTCCGTATCCATGGAAGGTGACAAATGTGATGTCATTTATCCCTTAATTCAGGGAACCACCTGGGAAGTCATCGCTTTGACCTGCGACAACGACGGCATCCCCAAAGATGTCGATACGCGTGTCCGCATTGCCAAAGAAATGGTCGAAAAAGCAGCTGAATACGGTATCACCCCGGACAGAATTCATATCGATCCGCTTGTCATTGCTTTGGCTACCGATAACAAGTCGATGTATTCTTTCCAGGAAAGCATGACCCGGATTAAGGAGCTTTACCCGACGATTAAAATCACTTCCGGCTTAAGCAACATTTCATTTGGTATGCCGCTGAGAAAAGTGGTTAACCAAAACTTCCTTACCCTGGCTACTTTCTTCGGTATGGACTCCGCCATTATGGATCCCTGCAGCAGAGATATGATTGCAACCCTACTTGCAACGGAAGCGCTGATGGGCAAAGACAGAAACTGCAGAAAGTTCAGCACGGCCTTCAGACAAGGAAAAATCGGACCCGTAAAATAA
- a CDS encoding bifunctional 5,10-methylenetetrahydrofolate dehydrogenase/5,10-methenyltetrahydrofolate cyclohydrolase: MSQILSAKPVVQAMKENLQQEVAALKAEGTNPCLGIIRVGARPDDVFYENSVIKNAENMGIIVKTYPLDLDITMEDFTKVMTDVNNDPSVHGILLFRPLPKQLDEEVIKHLISADKDIDCMNPLNLAKVFEGDESGLLPCTPAAVMEMLSFYGFNLSGANVVVMGRSLVVGKPLAMMLLKQNATVTMCHSRTKDMPEISKAADIIVAAMGKAKMIDSKYVTDQTVVIDVGTNDAGDGTYCGDIDYNDVVDKVKAITPVPGGVGSITTTILMKNCVRAAKNK; the protein is encoded by the coding sequence ATGAGTCAAATACTTAGCGCTAAACCCGTTGTTCAAGCAATGAAAGAAAATCTTCAACAGGAAGTTGCGGCCCTCAAAGCGGAAGGCACCAATCCCTGTCTCGGAATCATCCGCGTCGGCGCCCGTCCTGACGATGTCTTCTACGAAAACAGTGTCATCAAGAATGCCGAAAATATGGGAATCATCGTCAAGACTTACCCCCTCGACCTGGACATTACCATGGAAGATTTCACGAAAGTCATGACCGATGTCAATAACGATCCTTCCGTTCACGGAATCCTTCTTTTCAGACCGCTTCCGAAACAGTTGGACGAAGAAGTCATCAAGCACCTGATTTCTGCTGACAAAGATATTGACTGCATGAATCCGCTGAACCTTGCGAAAGTATTCGAAGGCGACGAAAGTGGTCTTCTCCCATGCACCCCGGCGGCTGTTATGGAAATGCTCAGTTTCTACGGCTTTAATCTTAGCGGTGCCAATGTCGTCGTCATGGGCCGCAGCCTTGTCGTAGGCAAACCCCTGGCTATGATGCTCTTAAAGCAAAACGCCACAGTGACTATGTGCCATTCCAGGACCAAAGACATGCCGGAAATCTCCAAAGCGGCAGACATCATTGTTGCTGCGATGGGCAAAGCAAAAATGATCGATTCCAAGTATGTCACCGATCAGACAGTTGTCATCGATGTCGGAACAAATGATGCCGGCGACGGTACCTATTGCGGCGACATCGATTATAATGATGTTGTCGATAAGGTCAAAGCGATCACGCCTGTTCCGGGTGGTGTCGGCTCCATAACAACGACAATTCTGATGAAAAACTGTGTCAGAGCCGCTAAAAATAAATAG
- a CDS encoding cyclodeaminase/cyclohydrolase family protein, producing MLDQSCKDFVQVLSTKEPIPGGGGASAYVGSIGTALGVMVGSLTVGKKKYADVEADVLVLMEKGHKIIAKLQELVMEDADAFYPLSQAYGLPKNTEEEARIKEETLQKALVKATLVPLDIARCCAEGIDLQEEFAQKGTRIAISDVGVGVTFLKAALEGAKLNVLINTQIMKDQDLKQKIETELNDLVTKYTAKADRIFADVQNAITGGK from the coding sequence ATGTTAGACCAAAGCTGTAAAGATTTTGTTCAAGTCCTTTCTACGAAAGAACCCATCCCCGGCGGCGGCGGTGCTTCCGCTTATGTAGGCTCTATTGGTACTGCTCTCGGTGTTATGGTTGGCAGTCTGACCGTTGGCAAGAAGAAATACGCTGATGTCGAAGCGGATGTTCTTGTATTGATGGAAAAAGGCCACAAAATTATCGCCAAACTTCAGGAACTGGTAATGGAAGACGCAGATGCGTTCTATCCTCTTTCCCAAGCATACGGACTGCCTAAGAACACAGAAGAAGAAGCCCGTATTAAAGAAGAAACCCTGCAGAAAGCATTAGTTAAAGCCACGCTGGTTCCCCTCGATATTGCCAGATGTTGTGCCGAGGGCATTGATCTCCAGGAAGAATTCGCTCAAAAAGGAACGCGGATTGCCATCAGTGATGTCGGCGTTGGTGTTACTTTCCTCAAAGCCGCTCTGGAAGGTGCAAAACTCAATGTTCTGATCAACACCCAAATCATGAAAGATCAGGATCTCAAACAAAAGATTGAAACCGAATTAAATGACCTTGTCACGAAATATACTGCGAAAGCGGACAGAATTTTTGCTGACGTTCAGAATGCAATCACAGGAGGTAAATAA
- a CDS encoding formate--tetrahydrofolate ligase, whose product MAFKSDIEIAQESTMLPILEVAKELEIPEDYLESYGKYKAKVDYNILTEKGNTPDGKLILVTAINPTPAGEGKTTTSVGLGDALHYLGKKTVIALREPSLGPVFGVKGGAAGGGYAQVVPMEDINLHFTGDFHAIGAANNLIAAMLDNHIQQGNELDIDVRRITWKRCMDMNDRQLRSMVNGLGGKANGTPREDGFDITVASEIMAILCLSSDIDDFKKRVEKIIVAYNRKGEPVTAGQLKCQGAVGALMKDALKPNLVQTLEHTPAFIHGGPFANIAHGCNSVMATKIALKLGDYVVTEAGFGADLGAEKFIDIKCRLSGLRPSAVVIVATVRALKSHGGVAKADLNNENLEALKKGLPNLLKHVENVTVNFGLPAVVAINKFPLDTAAELAMVEEECKKLGVNVALSEVWEKGGPGGKALAEEVLRLVDTPNNFQFAYDNNMGLKDKITAIATKIYGADGVDFIGSSSADIENIEKIGFKDVPVCMAKTQYSLSDDQKKLGRPSGFRISIRNVKISAGAGFAVALTGDIMTMPGLPKVPSAENIDVDSTGKISGLF is encoded by the coding sequence ATGGCTTTTAAAAGTGATATCGAAATCGCCCAAGAATCAACCATGCTGCCTATCCTTGAGGTAGCCAAAGAACTGGAGATCCCGGAGGATTATCTGGAATCCTATGGCAAATACAAAGCCAAAGTCGACTACAACATCCTTACGGAAAAGGGAAATACTCCTGACGGGAAACTGATTTTAGTTACCGCTATCAACCCGACTCCTGCCGGCGAAGGTAAGACCACCACATCCGTTGGTTTAGGAGATGCGCTCCACTACCTCGGCAAAAAAACAGTTATCGCCCTGCGTGAACCATCCTTAGGCCCTGTATTCGGCGTTAAAGGCGGCGCAGCCGGCGGCGGTTATGCTCAGGTTGTTCCGATGGAAGACATCAACCTGCACTTCACCGGTGACTTTCATGCGATTGGCGCAGCCAACAACCTGATTGCTGCCATGCTCGACAACCATATCCAACAAGGTAACGAACTGGATATCGATGTCCGCAGAATTACCTGGAAAAGATGTATGGATATGAATGACCGTCAGCTCCGCTCCATGGTCAACGGCCTTGGCGGCAAAGCCAATGGCACACCGCGTGAAGACGGCTTCGACATAACGGTTGCTTCTGAAATCATGGCTATCCTCTGCCTGTCCAGCGATATTGACGACTTCAAAAAGAGAGTTGAAAAAATCATCGTCGCTTACAACCGCAAAGGCGAGCCTGTTACTGCCGGCCAGCTGAAATGCCAAGGTGCCGTCGGTGCTCTGATGAAGGATGCTTTAAAACCGAACCTGGTACAAACCTTAGAACATACTCCCGCTTTCATCCATGGCGGACCTTTCGCGAACATCGCCCATGGCTGCAACAGCGTCATGGCGACTAAGATCGCTCTAAAACTCGGCGACTATGTCGTAACCGAAGCTGGTTTCGGTGCGGACCTCGGTGCTGAGAAATTCATCGATATCAAATGCCGTTTAAGCGGTCTGCGTCCGTCTGCCGTTGTTATCGTCGCTACTGTTCGTGCGCTCAAATCCCACGGCGGCGTAGCCAAAGCCGACCTGAACAACGAAAACCTGGAAGCTCTGAAAAAAGGCTTACCGAACCTCTTAAAGCATGTTGAAAACGTCACGGTTAACTTCGGTCTGCCGGCTGTTGTCGCCATTAACAAATTCCCGCTCGACACTGCAGCCGAACTCGCTATGGTTGAAGAAGAATGCAAGAAACTCGGCGTTAACGTGGCTCTTTCCGAAGTTTGGGAAAAAGGCGGCCCTGGCGGCAAAGCCTTGGCTGAAGAAGTCCTGCGCCTTGTTGACACCCCGAATAACTTCCAGTTCGCTTATGACAACAACATGGGTCTCAAAGACAAGATCACCGCAATCGCTACCAAGATCTACGGCGCTGACGGTGTTGACTTCATTGGCTCCAGCTCCGCTGACATCGAGAACATTGAAAAAATCGGCTTCAAAGATGTTCCCGTCTGCATGGCTAAGACTCAGTACTCCCTGTCTGACGATCAGAAGAAATTAGGTCGTCCGAGCGGCTTCCGGATTTCGATCCGCAATGTTAAAATCTCTGCCGGCGCTGGTTTTGCTGTTGCCCTGACCGGTGATATCATGACCATGCCTGGTCTGCCGAAAGTACCTTCCGCTGAAAATATTGATGTTGACAGCACAGGTAAGATTTCCGGCTTATTCTAA